A genomic region of Methanobacterium sp. SMA-27 contains the following coding sequences:
- the hisG gene encoding ATP phosphoribosyltransferase, whose protein sequence is MQIRIALPSKGRISEPAVKLLGKAGIGVKDTANRRLFSETYDEEISVMFTRAADIPEFVADGAADLGMTGLDLIEENSASVEILEDLNFGSAKLVLAVPEDSCTNTISDIEDGAVVATEFPNLTKRYFKNKGIEAKIVELSGSTEIAPFIGVADIITDLTSTGTTLKMNHLKIIDTILESSIKLIANKKSYKVNNDKIEAIRTGIKGVLDAEGKKLVMMNVNKKFLDDVKKAMPGLTGPTVSNVLSDNDVVAVHAVVDEKEVFNLVNHLKKIGARDILVVPIERII, encoded by the coding sequence ATGCAGATAAGAATAGCATTGCCTTCCAAAGGAAGGATCAGCGAACCTGCTGTCAAACTTTTAGGTAAAGCAGGGATTGGAGTAAAGGATACTGCCAATCGAAGACTATTTTCCGAGACTTATGATGAAGAGATAAGTGTTATGTTCACAAGAGCGGCTGACATACCGGAATTTGTTGCAGATGGTGCGGCAGATCTAGGAATGACCGGCCTAGATCTCATAGAAGAGAATAGTGCATCGGTTGAGATATTGGAAGATCTGAACTTTGGAAGTGCAAAACTAGTATTAGCTGTTCCAGAAGATTCATGCACTAATACAATTTCGGATATTGAAGATGGTGCCGTGGTTGCAACTGAATTCCCCAATTTAACAAAACGATATTTCAAGAACAAAGGGATTGAAGCTAAAATAGTAGAATTAAGTGGATCTACAGAAATAGCACCCTTTATTGGCGTTGCAGATATAATTACAGACCTTACAAGTACCGGAACCACATTGAAAATGAATCATCTAAAAATCATTGACACGATCCTTGAAAGCTCAATTAAACTCATTGCAAATAAAAAAAGTTATAAAGTCAACAATGATAAAATTGAAGCCATAAGAACCGGAATAAAAGGAGTTTTAGATGCAGAGGGTAAAAAACTTGTTATGATGAATGTCAACAAAAAATTCCTCGACGATGTTAAAAAAGCCATGCCCGGACTCACAGGACCTACTGTTTCAAATGTACTTTCTGATAATGATGTTGTAGCTGTTCATGCTGTTGTTGATGAAAAAGAAGTTTTTAATCTTGTAAATCATCTCAAAAAGATAGGTGCTCGTGACATTTTAGTAGTACCAATTGAGAGAATCATTTAA
- the leuS gene encoding leucine--tRNA ligase, whose translation MTDIKIEEKWQRKWQEAGIFHSDPNNKKKIYVTVAYPYPSGAMHIGHGRTYTVPDVYARFKRMQGYNVLFPMGWHVTGAPVVGIAKRIKRRDQWTMDIYKNIHKVPEEELEKFIDPEYIVEYFSREYHDVMTRMGYTIDWRREFKTLDPHYQKFIEWQFRKLKEKDLVRIGEHPVKYCPECENPVGDHDLLEGEGVGINELTLVKFELDGEYLVAATFRPETLFGATNLWLNPDSEYIKINVNNKNWIIAKEAYSNILNQKKDILKVSDVNASELIGKHVKNPLTGDKHIILPASFVDPEYATGVVYSVPGHAPADLIALLDLKNDDKQLEKYSIKDQVLGIQAIGIIKLEGFSNVPAKDMIDRYNVVNQNDINLKEATNELYKLEHAKGVMDKDTGVYRGLGVSEARDEIIKLLTNEGKGDILFEFAERPVICRCGTKCVVKILNDQWFLKYSDERWKEVTYQCLDDMNIIPEEVRANFKYYIGWLQDWACSRRIGLGTKLPWNKDWLIEPLSDSTIYMAYYTIAKYMKDINPEDLNDQFFDEIFLGLKFSVAPTHGINPELTNEMKDEFNYWYPLNWRLSAKDLVGNHLSFHIFHHSAIFPQEKWPRGIVVFGMGLLEGHKMSSSKGNIVMLEDAIKTYGSDVIRLFLMSSAEPWQDFDWRENEVKGISKRLEWFLEFSQRVEKIYGSEIIVEDHETLPKVKKSINKWMLAQVNMRIMDATKAMEGFQTRKALQEAFFLFKKDIDHFFFRIEHETEDAVAMGEIAEVLVYILGVWIRLMVPFVPHGCEELWERYGGHELVSTKMWPEHYQDPKDEIIQKGEEIVHGLSQDINEIKKVINIKPTKIHVYVAPEWKWKLFDIANNIGKPDIGKIMQEAIKQNVHDNKKEIAEFAKKIGKEMTKIKYLGMIDEYSVLNNSIEFLSGEADAEVIIYDKPTYDPQGKSRNAMPYKPAIYIE comes from the coding sequence TTGACGGACATTAAAATTGAAGAGAAATGGCAAAGGAAATGGCAAGAAGCGGGTATATTCCACTCTGATCCTAATAATAAAAAGAAAATATATGTAACAGTAGCATACCCCTATCCTAGTGGAGCAATGCACATTGGGCATGGAAGAACTTATACAGTTCCAGATGTTTATGCACGTTTTAAAAGAATGCAAGGATACAATGTCTTGTTTCCAATGGGTTGGCATGTAACAGGTGCTCCAGTTGTAGGGATTGCCAAACGTATCAAAAGAAGAGATCAGTGGACCATGGATATCTATAAAAATATTCATAAGGTGCCTGAAGAAGAGCTTGAAAAATTCATTGATCCAGAATATATTGTAGAGTATTTCAGTAGGGAATATCATGACGTAATGACCCGTATGGGTTATACAATTGATTGGAGAAGAGAATTCAAGACCCTGGATCCACATTATCAAAAATTTATAGAATGGCAGTTTAGAAAACTAAAAGAAAAGGACCTTGTACGTATAGGTGAACACCCTGTAAAGTACTGTCCAGAATGTGAAAATCCGGTGGGAGACCATGATCTTCTTGAAGGGGAAGGTGTTGGAATAAATGAACTAACACTTGTTAAGTTTGAATTAGATGGGGAATATTTGGTTGCAGCAACATTCAGGCCTGAAACACTATTTGGGGCAACTAATTTATGGTTAAATCCTGATTCAGAATATATTAAAATCAATGTGAACAATAAAAATTGGATAATAGCCAAAGAGGCCTACAGTAACATATTGAATCAAAAAAAAGATATTTTAAAGGTATCGGATGTCAATGCAAGCGAATTAATTGGTAAACATGTAAAAAATCCTTTAACTGGTGATAAACATATAATACTTCCTGCATCATTTGTTGATCCTGAATATGCTACGGGAGTTGTTTATTCTGTACCGGGACATGCTCCTGCAGATTTAATAGCATTGTTAGACCTTAAAAATGATGATAAGCAGCTTGAAAAATATAGTATAAAAGATCAAGTTTTAGGGATACAAGCAATCGGGATAATAAAACTTGAAGGATTCAGTAATGTACCTGCAAAGGATATGATTGATAGATATAATGTTGTAAATCAAAATGACATTAACTTAAAAGAAGCTACTAACGAATTATACAAACTTGAGCATGCAAAAGGGGTTATGGATAAGGATACTGGTGTTTATCGGGGGCTTGGTGTTTCAGAAGCAAGGGATGAGATTATTAAACTCCTGACAAATGAAGGAAAAGGAGATATACTTTTTGAATTTGCAGAAAGACCTGTTATTTGTAGGTGTGGAACTAAATGTGTTGTTAAAATACTTAATGACCAGTGGTTTTTAAAGTACTCAGATGAGAGATGGAAGGAAGTTACTTATCAGTGTTTAGATGACATGAATATCATACCTGAAGAAGTTAGGGCTAACTTCAAGTATTATATTGGATGGCTTCAGGATTGGGCATGTTCAAGGAGAATCGGACTTGGAACCAAATTACCATGGAATAAAGACTGGTTAATAGAGCCTTTAAGTGATTCAACTATTTACATGGCATATTATACAATAGCAAAATATATGAAAGATATTAATCCCGAGGATCTCAATGATCAATTCTTTGATGAGATATTTTTAGGATTGAAATTTTCTGTAGCACCCACACATGGAATAAATCCGGAACTCACTAATGAGATGAAAGATGAATTCAATTATTGGTACCCTTTAAACTGGAGGCTTTCAGCCAAGGATTTGGTTGGAAATCACCTTTCATTCCATATATTCCATCATTCTGCAATATTCCCTCAGGAGAAATGGCCAAGGGGTATAGTTGTATTTGGAATGGGTCTATTGGAAGGTCATAAGATGTCCTCTTCCAAAGGGAATATTGTGATGCTGGAAGATGCAATAAAAACCTACGGATCGGATGTTATTAGACTGTTTTTAATGTCCTCAGCAGAACCTTGGCAAGATTTTGATTGGAGGGAAAATGAAGTAAAGGGAATTAGTAAACGTCTGGAATGGTTCCTTGAATTTTCACAGAGGGTAGAAAAAATTTACGGCTCAGAAATAATAGTTGAAGACCATGAAACTTTACCTAAAGTTAAAAAGTCTATAAATAAGTGGATGTTGGCCCAAGTTAATATGCGAATTATGGATGCAACAAAAGCTATGGAAGGATTTCAAACAAGAAAAGCATTACAAGAGGCGTTTTTCTTATTTAAAAAGGATATAGATCATTTCTTTTTCAGAATTGAACATGAAACAGAAGATGCGGTGGCAATGGGAGAAATAGCTGAGGTTTTGGTTTACATTCTTGGGGTATGGATTCGTTTGATGGTCCCATTCGTTCCACATGGATGTGAGGAGCTTTGGGAAAGATATGGTGGTCATGAGTTGGTTTCAACTAAAATGTGGCCAGAGCACTATCAAGATCCAAAGGATGAAATAATTCAAAAGGGTGAAGAAATAGTACATGGACTCTCTCAGGATATAAACGAGATCAAAAAGGTTATCAACATTAAACCGACTAAAATTCATGTTTATGTTGCGCCAGAATGGAAATGGAAACTATTTGATATTGCAAACAACATTGGCAAACCAGATATAGGTAAAATAATGCAAGAAGCTATAAAACAAAATGTCCATGATAACAAAAAGGAAATAGCAGAATTTGCAAAGAAGATTGGAAAAGAAATGACTAAAATCAAGTATTTAGGAATGATAGATGAATATTCCGTCCTTAACAATTCAATTGAATTCCTTTCTGGAGAGGCTGATGCTGAGGTAATTATCTACGATAAGCCTACCTATGATCCTCAGGGTAAATCGCGTAATGCAATGCCATATAAACCAGCCATTTATATAGAATAA
- the cutA gene encoding divalent-cation tolerance protein CutA, producing the protein MYSMVYITTSGALESKKIARKLLEEKLVACINIIPTIESVYLWKGTIEEDSESIMFVKTKSVLVGKVIKRIEQLHSYEIPCILEIRVNNGSNNYLKWMESELELK; encoded by the coding sequence ATGTATTCAATGGTTTATATAACAACTTCAGGAGCTTTAGAATCCAAAAAAATCGCAAGAAAACTTTTAGAAGAAAAACTTGTAGCATGTATTAATATAATTCCAACAATAGAATCCGTCTATCTTTGGAAAGGTACTATTGAGGAAGATTCAGAGTCAATTATGTTTGTTAAAACAAAGTCAGTATTAGTTGGAAAAGTAATAAAGAGAATAGAACAACTTCACAGTTATGAAATTCCATGTATATTAGAAATACGTGTAAATAATGGATCTAATAATTATTTAAAATGGATGGAAAGTGAGTTGGAATTAAAATAG
- a CDS encoding DUF308 domain-containing protein: MQKMGSAIILIILGLIVLAFPLLGLVPLSLLTGFIVLILGIGLILGGIAEMGESAGMGILELILGIIALILGIGFIFNPALFSFVAGLIVYIVGLFLIIAGIIGIVSKSGGSRWNGVLALIIGIIYLIVGVLIANPLYLGILIGLWLLFTGIIMLVKKD; the protein is encoded by the coding sequence ATGCAAAAAATGGGCAGTGCAATAATATTGATCATTTTAGGTTTAATTGTATTGGCCTTTCCTTTATTAGGACTCGTTCCATTAAGTCTACTTACTGGATTCATAGTTCTTATCCTAGGTATAGGTCTTATATTGGGTGGAATAGCAGAGATGGGTGAAAGTGCAGGTATGGGAATCCTGGAACTGATATTGGGAATAATTGCCTTAATATTGGGTATTGGATTCATATTCAATCCTGCATTGTTCAGCTTTGTAGCTGGATTAATAGTATATATAGTTGGTTTATTCCTGATAATTGCCGGTATTATTGGTATTGTTTCAAAATCCGGTGGAAGCAGATGGAATGGGGTTTTAGCCCTAATTATTGGTATAATATACCTAATTGTGGGAGTTTTAATAGCAAATCCACTATACCTTGGAATATTAATTGGTCTCTGGTTGTTATTCACAGGTATAATAATGCTTGTCAAGAAAGATTAA
- a CDS encoding fumarylacetoacetate hydrolase family protein yields the protein MKLVGFKTQGKTKTGFIENQKITEINSSMIEAINTLNVDELELLNSYQLQEVEIIAPIAPSKIVCIGLNYMDHANELDMDLPEEPIIFIKPSTAVIGHLNAIIYPRSSTQVDHEAELGIVISKETHNVKSEYAPEYIGGYTVVNDVTARDKQRKDIQWTRAKSFDTFAPLGPWIETEMDPMNQKISLRLNKELKQNSNTKNMIFDVYELIEFISNIMTLKPGDIISTGTPPGVGPMNVGDIVETEVEDVGILKNFLKLQTKKY from the coding sequence ATGAAACTAGTGGGATTTAAAACACAAGGGAAAACAAAAACAGGTTTTATAGAAAATCAAAAAATAACGGAAATCAATTCCTCTATGATCGAAGCAATAAATACCTTGAATGTAGATGAACTGGAACTTTTAAACAGCTATCAACTTCAGGAAGTAGAGATAATTGCCCCTATAGCTCCTTCGAAAATTGTGTGCATTGGTCTAAATTACATGGACCATGCAAATGAACTTGATATGGACCTCCCTGAAGAACCCATTATTTTTATAAAACCATCAACAGCAGTTATAGGGCATTTAAATGCTATAATTTATCCCAGATCTTCTACACAAGTTGATCATGAGGCAGAACTTGGAATAGTTATTTCAAAAGAAACTCATAATGTTAAATCTGAATATGCCCCTGAATACATTGGCGGTTATACTGTTGTTAATGATGTTACTGCAAGGGACAAACAGAGGAAGGATATCCAATGGACCAGAGCAAAAAGTTTTGATACCTTCGCACCATTAGGGCCTTGGATCGAAACAGAGATGGATCCAATGAACCAAAAAATTTCATTAAGACTTAACAAAGAATTGAAACAAAATTCCAACACCAAAAATATGATATTTGATGTTTACGAATTGATAGAATTTATATCAAATATAATGACATTAAAACCTGGAGATATAATATCAACTGGAACTCCTCCAGGTGTAGGACCTATGAATGTAGGAGATATTGTTGAAACAGAAGTTGAAGATGTTGGTATCCTCAAGAACTTTCTGAAACTTCAAACTAAAAAATATTAA
- the ftsA gene encoding coenzyme F390 synthetase, translating into MGSYFREDIETLPRDELDELVDERIRYTVEYAYENSPFYRKWFDKTGTIPSDVQDHEDLRELPVVSGEVIRENQPPETNIFEFKSTSWKNVFTIHETSGTSGVPKSFFLTWGDWQRYSEKYARAFVSQNFESGDRVVVCASYGMNIGANTMTLAAQKIGMTIIPEGKCTFPVRIIKNYEPTGIVGSVFKLLRLAHRMESEGIKPSESSIKRLIAGGESFPEESRNYLQEVWDVPVYNTYGSTEGTMCGECIKKSGLHVPEDLVHLDVYNPQLENFVEDDECGRIVLTTLLPLGGKTGNLLINYDTDDTTTVVSRHRCKCGRTHMRIMNPQRESETVWVSGFPFNKVDVEQGVFQRENMDYLTGEYEAFIYGDNDKATLKVRVECDDPVSCDKDIVENNFIKTFFKYKAGLQQAHTDGTFNIMFDFTESEGLEFYRIKGRPKRLIDRR; encoded by the coding sequence TTGGGATCCTATTTCAGAGAAGATATCGAAACTTTACCGCGAGATGAGTTAGATGAGCTTGTTGATGAACGCATACGTTACACAGTGGAATATGCCTATGAAAATTCACCTTTCTATAGGAAATGGTTCGATAAAACTGGTACAATCCCCTCTGATGTTCAAGATCACGAGGATCTCAGAGAACTACCAGTTGTCTCAGGCGAAGTTATAAGGGAGAACCAGCCTCCAGAGACTAATATATTTGAGTTTAAATCTACTTCGTGGAAAAATGTTTTCACAATACATGAAACTAGTGGAACCAGCGGTGTTCCAAAATCATTTTTCCTGACTTGGGGCGATTGGCAGCGTTATTCAGAGAAGTATGCTCGTGCATTCGTATCTCAGAACTTTGAATCAGGTGACAGAGTTGTTGTGTGTGCATCGTATGGTATGAACATTGGTGCAAATACAATGACTCTTGCAGCTCAAAAAATTGGTATGACCATAATTCCTGAGGGTAAATGCACTTTTCCAGTTAGAATTATTAAGAACTATGAGCCAACTGGCATCGTTGGAAGTGTATTCAAACTGCTGCGTCTTGCACATAGGATGGAGTCTGAGGGAATTAAACCTTCAGAATCAAGTATAAAGAGACTTATAGCTGGTGGAGAAAGTTTTCCTGAGGAATCACGTAATTACCTACAGGAAGTATGGGATGTTCCAGTTTACAATACATATGGAAGTACAGAAGGTACTATGTGTGGGGAGTGTATTAAAAAGAGCGGATTACATGTGCCTGAGGATCTTGTTCACCTTGATGTATATAATCCTCAGCTAGAAAACTTTGTAGAAGATGATGAATGCGGTAGAATTGTTCTAACAACTCTTTTACCTTTAGGTGGAAAAACAGGAAATTTGCTCATTAATTATGATACTGATGACACAACCACAGTAGTATCACGCCATAGATGTAAATGTGGAAGAACTCATATGAGAATAATGAATCCTCAGAGGGAATCAGAAACTGTATGGGTTTCTGGTTTCCCATTTAACAAGGTAGATGTTGAACAGGGAGTTTTTCAACGTGAAAACATGGATTATTTAACAGGAGAATATGAAGCATTTATATATGGGGATAATGATAAGGCAACTTTAAAAGTTAGGGTTGAATGTGATGATCCTGTTAGTTGTGATAAGGACATAGTTGAAAACAATTTTATCAAAACATTCTTTAAATACAAAGCCGGTCTACAGCAAGCACACACAGATGGAACATTTAACATAATGTTCGATTTTACTGAATCAGAAGGTCTAGAATTTTATAGAATCAAGGGAAGACCTAAACGTTTGATAGACCGCCGATGA
- a CDS encoding amidohydrolase family protein encodes MESKNILIKDATIIADEIIKGSLLIENDKIVEISDKIGISDAEELILADDKILLPGLVNTHTHLSMTLMRGLADDIPLDSWLNNHIWPVEANLKGEHCYVGALLACAEMIKSGTTCFNDMYFFMDQVAKAADEAGIRGMLSHGMIDFGDEEKRKNEFKETRRIIKKCHNTGDGRIKVAFGPHSPYTCSQELLEGVKKESNKYGVRIHIHVSETQKEVSDIQEIHGKRPFEYLNDINFLGEEVTAAHAVWVSDSEIDIIKEKNVKLSHNPSSNMKLSSGISPVAKLLDKEVCVSLGTDGPASNNNMDLFEEMKISALLQKVNTMDPTVLSAENVYKMATINGANSLGLENEIGSIGVGKKADIVLVNKKIPKLTPFRNPISHLVYSASGGDVDTVLCNGEILMKNKELLTIDEARVIEIAENASEDLLSKC; translated from the coding sequence ATGGAAAGCAAAAACATTCTTATAAAAGATGCAACAATCATTGCTGATGAAATAATAAAAGGCTCATTATTAATCGAAAACGATAAAATAGTGGAAATTTCCGACAAAATCGGAATTAGTGATGCAGAAGAGTTAATACTCGCAGATGACAAGATTTTACTCCCTGGACTTGTTAACACTCACACACATCTTTCAATGACACTCATGAGAGGCCTTGCAGATGATATCCCTCTTGATTCCTGGTTGAATAATCATATTTGGCCTGTTGAAGCAAATCTTAAAGGGGAACATTGTTACGTTGGAGCATTATTAGCCTGTGCAGAAATGATCAAATCTGGAACAACATGCTTCAATGATATGTATTTTTTTATGGATCAAGTTGCAAAAGCTGCTGATGAAGCGGGTATTCGTGGAATGCTTTCACATGGAATGATAGACTTTGGTGACGAAGAGAAGAGAAAAAATGAATTCAAGGAAACAAGGCGTATTATAAAAAAATGTCATAATACTGGAGATGGCAGGATTAAAGTTGCATTTGGGCCTCATTCCCCATATACATGTTCACAAGAATTACTTGAAGGAGTAAAGAAGGAATCAAATAAATATGGAGTTAGAATACACATTCATGTCTCTGAAACTCAGAAAGAAGTTTCAGACATTCAAGAGATACATGGAAAACGTCCTTTTGAGTATTTAAATGATATAAATTTTTTAGGAGAGGAAGTAACGGCTGCTCATGCAGTGTGGGTTTCAGATTCTGAAATCGATATAATTAAGGAAAAAAATGTTAAGTTATCTCATAATCCTTCAAGTAACATGAAACTTTCATCGGGAATTTCTCCGGTTGCAAAACTTTTAGATAAAGAAGTTTGTGTGTCTTTGGGTACTGATGGCCCTGCATCAAACAACAATATGGATTTATTTGAGGAGATGAAAATTTCTGCACTTCTTCAGAAGGTAAATACCATGGATCCAACTGTTCTGTCAGCTGAAAATGTTTATAAAATGGCTACTATTAATGGTGCTAATTCACTTGGCCTTGAAAATGAAATAGGAAGTATAGGAGTTGGCAAAAAGGCTGATATTGTCTTAGTTAACAAGAAAATACCCAAATTAACTCCATTTAGAAATCCTATTTCTCATCTGGTATATTCTGCTAGCGGGGGTGATGTTGATACAGTGTTATGCAATGGGGAGATACTTATGAAAAATAAGGAACTTTTAACAATTGATGAAGCAAGAGTAATTGAGATTGCAGAAAATGCTTCAGAAGATCTTCTATCGAAATGTTGA
- the truD gene encoding tRNA pseudouridine(13) synthase TruD: MLNAETYITKDKGIGGKIRTKYEDFYVEEIPEHLPSGTGPNTWILIEKIGRNTLDVVLDIAKEFKISRKRMGFAGMKDKSALTRQWLCVSNSEATELEGLEDKLYNVKVLEIKQNEKKLRIGQLIGNKFRILIRDTQNPKNDVKTAKNVLSKLEKVGVPNYYGWQRFGKNRPNTHRVGEYIVQNDIKGAVDSYIGNPYPKEKDHIKSARQYYDEGELEEAYESMPAGMRYEKMMLRELMKQKRKKGELNENSYKIALESLPKPLKRMFVHAYQSYLFNKVVSERSKLGIDKYVDGDIIIDNEEHLVHEFDINNINERIKSFEVHPTAPLYGTKVPLAEGVVGKIEQKVLDDEGIKLEDFECPKTPKLGSHGLRRAIRFKIWDISVVETSEEVLTEFSIPKGCYATAVLREIMKEDVY; the protein is encoded by the coding sequence ATGTTAAACGCTGAAACTTATATAACAAAGGATAAAGGAATTGGGGGCAAAATCAGAACAAAATATGAAGATTTTTATGTTGAAGAAATACCTGAACATCTGCCAAGTGGAACCGGACCCAACACATGGATATTAATTGAGAAAATAGGCAGAAATACCCTTGACGTAGTACTTGACATTGCAAAGGAGTTTAAGATCAGTCGAAAAAGAATGGGATTTGCAGGTATGAAGGATAAATCTGCCTTAACAAGACAATGGTTATGTGTTTCAAACAGTGAAGCAACAGAGCTAGAGGGATTAGAAGATAAACTATACAATGTAAAAGTACTTGAAATTAAACAGAATGAGAAAAAACTCAGGATAGGACAACTTATTGGTAACAAGTTTAGAATTTTAATCAGAGATACACAAAATCCTAAAAATGATGTTAAAACGGCTAAAAATGTTTTAAGTAAACTTGAGAAAGTTGGTGTACCAAACTACTATGGATGGCAGAGGTTTGGAAAGAACAGACCAAATACTCACAGGGTTGGAGAATACATTGTTCAAAATGATATTAAAGGTGCAGTAGATTCTTATATTGGAAACCCTTATCCTAAAGAAAAGGACCATATAAAGTCTGCCAGACAATATTATGATGAAGGGGAACTGGAAGAGGCTTACGAGAGTATGCCTGCGGGAATGAGATATGAGAAGATGATGCTCAGGGAGCTAATGAAACAAAAACGAAAAAAAGGAGAACTTAATGAAAATTCATATAAAATAGCATTAGAAAGCCTTCCTAAACCACTAAAACGAATGTTTGTTCATGCATACCAGTCTTACCTATTCAATAAGGTTGTGAGTGAGAGATCAAAACTTGGAATAGATAAATATGTCGATGGGGATATAATAATCGACAATGAGGAACATTTAGTGCATGAATTTGATATAAATAATATAAATGAAAGAATAAAGTCTTTTGAGGTTCATCCAACAGCACCACTTTATGGTACTAAAGTACCACTTGCAGAAGGAGTGGTTGGTAAAATAGAGCAAAAAGTTCTCGATGATGAGGGAATAAAACTAGAAGATTTTGAATGTCCAAAAACTCCAAAATTAGGAAGTCATGGACTTAGAAGAGCTATAAGATTTAAAATATGGGATATTTCTGTAGTTGAAACTTCTGAAGAAGTACTCACAGAGTTTTCCATTCCAAAAGGATGCTATGCAACTGCTGTTCTCAGGGAAATAATGAAAGAAGATGTGTATTAA
- a CDS encoding HAD family hydrolase: MDKLVLFDIDKTLLVGSTFHYAALTEALSQVYGIKNPSSIPNMQGMTDLKIICTTLALEKLDLDTIKSGLDECMDLMYLNFKVALQNKDLIVLDGVRLLLENLQRLEIPMGLVTGNMEAIAWLKLEKVGLKKYFQFGGFGDRVMKRSSLVKDAIAESEKNLGKINYENIFLIGDTSRDILGGQKVGVKTIGVATGDFSNHELILAGADFILDDLKDTKTVLDIILN; encoded by the coding sequence ATGGATAAATTAGTTTTATTTGACATTGATAAAACATTACTGGTTGGTTCAACATTTCATTATGCTGCTTTAACAGAAGCATTATCCCAAGTATATGGAATAAAAAACCCTAGTTCTATTCCAAATATGCAGGGAATGACAGATCTCAAAATTATTTGTACAACACTTGCATTGGAAAAACTGGATTTAGATACAATAAAATCTGGTTTAGACGAATGCATGGATTTGATGTATTTGAATTTTAAGGTAGCTCTTCAAAATAAAGATTTAATAGTGTTAGATGGTGTGAGACTATTGCTTGAAAATCTTCAGAGACTTGAAATACCAATGGGTCTTGTTACAGGAAACATGGAAGCCATAGCCTGGTTGAAACTTGAAAAAGTAGGTTTAAAAAAATATTTCCAGTTTGGTGGATTTGGAGACAGAGTTATGAAAAGAAGTAGTCTGGTTAAGGACGCTATTGCAGAGTCTGAAAAAAATTTAGGTAAAATTAATTATGAAAATATTTTTTTGATTGGTGACACATCGCGAGACATATTAGGTGGTCAGAAAGTGGGAGTTAAAACAATTGGAGTAGCCACTGGAGATTTTTCTAATCATGAACTTATTCTTGCTGGTGCTGATTTCATTCTTGATGATCTTAAAGACACAAAAACCGTTTTGGACATTATTTTGAATTGA
- a CDS encoding NAD+ synthase — protein MQEETNIILQRDQEKIANKISKFIVDKLKESQTSGVVIGLSGGLDSSTTAYLCARSLKNDQILGIIMPTVTTPDEDIEDAITVAEALGIEYEIIHVDDLIAPFKDLCIHAAQKKQGTSHNRELANANLKARIRMMILYYHANDLNRLVVGTGNRTELLVGYFTKYGDGGVDILPIGDLYKTEVRLLASHIEVPVGIIEKPPTAGLWAGQTDEEELGIKYELLDKILCLMVDKKMEDTDIAQKLGISIEEILRIRAKVNSSIHKLKPAPSPETI, from the coding sequence ATGCAAGAAGAAACAAATATTATTCTCCAAAGGGATCAAGAAAAAATTGCTAACAAAATTTCCAAATTTATAGTAGATAAGCTGAAAGAATCTCAAACATCAGGGGTAGTTATTGGGCTTAGTGGAGGTTTAGACTCCTCAACAACAGCTTATTTATGCGCACGATCTCTTAAAAATGATCAGATTTTGGGTATTATCATGCCAACAGTTACAACTCCTGATGAAGATATTGAAGATGCAATAACTGTTGCAGAGGCCCTTGGAATTGAATATGAAATTATCCATGTAGATGATTTAATAGCACCTTTCAAGGATCTTTGTATCCATGCTGCTCAGAAGAAACAGGGAACATCACACAACAGGGAACTAGCTAATGCTAATCTAAAGGCAAGAATTAGAATGATGATACTGTATTATCATGCAAATGACCTGAATAGATTGGTTGTAGGAACAGGAAACAGAACTGAACTTCTTGTAGGATACTTCACTAAATATGGTGATGGTGGTGTAGATATATTGCCAATCGGAGATCTTTACAAGACAGAAGTGAGATTACTTGCATCGCACATTGAAGTACCTGTTGGGATAATTGAAAAACCCCCAACAGCAGGTTTGTGGGCGGGTCAGACAGATGAAGAAGAATTGGGTATAAAATATGAGCTTCTTGACAAAATATTGTGTCTAATGGTTGATAAAAAGATGGAAGACACGGATATTGCACAAAAGTTGGGTATATCTATTGAAGAAATTTTAAGGATAAGGGCTAAGGTTAATAGTTCTATACATAAGTTGAAACCAGCACCATCGCCTGAAACAATTTGA